GTGCTAGGGCTGATCTTGACACGCTCTTTAACCTTGCCTGAAATTTTTAAATAAAATTTTTTATTTTGAGGGTCATCGGTTTTAACCAAAATTTTTTTAACCAACTCACGTCCGCCATACCCTGTGGTCTTAACACCAATGGTAATTTTACCTTCCCCACCCGGGGGAATCTGCCTGTCATAGGCTTTTTTGTCGCAGCCTCAAGGCGGACGCACCCCGATAATGTTTAGGGGGGCATCCCCCTGGTTTTGTACTATAAAATCATGGGTTAAATGTGCGCCTTCAAGCAGGGGCTCGAACTCAAAAACAGGAGCCACAGGCACGGCCTTAGGACCGGCAAAGACATAGCCGGGTCCGGTGAAAATAAACAAAAATGCAGAAATGATTATAAGATTGACGTATTTCATTCTCTTTATCCATTATATTCTTTAACAAAGTCTCGATAAACGCTTAAGTTACTATCTTGTGTCGTTGTTAATAGGCCATATCACTCCATTGCTGTTAGAAACGATTAGAAAAAATAGCCTATTCGCTCCTTAAATTCAAGGCTGCCGACTAATAACAGATCAAAATCAGGATTACCAATTT
This window of the uncultured Desulfobacter sp. genome carries:
- a CDS encoding OS_HP2 family (seleno)protein gives rise to the protein MKYVNLIIISAFLFIFTGPGYVFAGPKAVPVAPVFEFEPLLEGAHLTHDFIVQNQGDAPLNIIGVRPPUGCDKKAYDRQIPPGGEGKITIGVKTTGYGGRELVKKILVKTDDPQNKKFYLKISGKVKERVKISPSTVNLSGAPGQTLSDVVTIEPVQGDKLNILDMKLQLNRQIKAELIKPGQGQKQWQVRVSCFSDRSTNTYDLITLTTDDPNKPRLKIRVYAIFEEDAQK